A window of Chitinophaga sp. MM2321 contains these coding sequences:
- a CDS encoding gluconate 2-dehydrogenase subunit 3 family protein has product MNRRKAIINIFLYGGAGAAIAGGVGYHHFYKAPDLSKLEQYRVLITELAEIIIPETDTPGARSTGVGDFIITMIRDCTSRKAQNRFMYGLQDVESYTSSRYGKPFAACDQATKINVVAHFEKQGRSYPGIMGKVSGRLIGDSFFMTLKKYTIIGFCTSMQGATKAMAYDYVPGKFQGCIPLQPGQKCWATD; this is encoded by the coding sequence ATGAACAGGAGAAAAGCAATTATCAATATATTCCTTTATGGCGGGGCGGGTGCTGCCATTGCCGGCGGTGTGGGCTATCACCATTTCTATAAAGCACCCGATCTAAGCAAACTGGAGCAATACCGGGTATTGATCACAGAGCTGGCCGAAATAATAATTCCAGAAACAGATACACCCGGTGCCCGCTCCACAGGAGTGGGTGATTTTATTATCACGATGATCAGGGATTGTACTTCTCGGAAAGCACAGAACAGATTTATGTATGGCCTGCAAGATGTGGAGTCATATACCAGCTCCAGATACGGAAAACCCTTCGCCGCCTGCGATCAAGCAACAAAAATAAATGTAGTGGCACACTTTGAAAAACAGGGAAGATCATATCCGGGGATAATGGGAAAGGTTTCCGGCAGACTTATAGGCGATTCATTTTTTATGACCTTAAAGAAATACACTATTATAGGCTTTTGTACTTCAATGCAAGGAGCTACGAAAGCAATGGCATATGACTATGTACCTGGTAAGTTTCAGGGTTGTATACCCTTACAGCCAGGACAGAAATGCTGGGCCACAGATTAA
- a CDS encoding acyltransferase gives MAFSAALKYLFSFRPQTSRRYAWVDYAKGIAIIFVTYRHVIYGLLYSGAKVNTMLMDANEIMYGFRMPLFFFLSGLFFASSLQKRGGRNFLTSKVNTLLYPYILWCLIQLTLQIIFSKYTNSKPSINDYVDIIIHPRSMLQLWYLFALFNVSVFYLFTTRILKLTPPVQILLGLVLLGLKPYAGDISTISDVMIYYIYFALGHFATPYFFRDSVQKQLTSPIKVILLVPVFILVQYYCMEHVNMSLYLYSLLNLLGGILVIMISFILAKYNRLSFLQTIGHYSLYIYLLHLGIIFSLRIIIIKTGFFTNITVIALSLVAIGIFLSILLYRLCLLLNLRFLFIGPFKERKVSDLPKDNRQVSVP, from the coding sequence ATGGCATTCTCAGCAGCATTAAAATATCTTTTTTCATTCCGTCCTCAAACCTCCAGACGTTATGCCTGGGTGGACTATGCAAAAGGAATCGCTATAATATTTGTTACTTATCGTCATGTTATTTACGGGCTGCTTTATAGTGGAGCGAAGGTAAATACCATGCTAATGGATGCCAATGAAATTATGTACGGTTTCCGCATGCCACTTTTTTTCTTTTTATCCGGACTTTTCTTTGCTTCCAGTCTTCAAAAACGGGGCGGGCGAAACTTCTTAACATCAAAGGTCAATACGCTATTATATCCATATATTTTATGGTGTCTCATACAGCTAACTTTACAAATCATTTTCTCAAAATATACCAATTCCAAACCAAGTATCAATGATTACGTGGATATAATAATACATCCACGCAGCATGTTACAGCTCTGGTATCTTTTTGCATTGTTTAATGTATCCGTATTTTATCTTTTTACCACCCGGATACTGAAGCTCACCCCTCCAGTACAGATATTACTGGGGCTCGTATTACTGGGGTTAAAACCCTATGCAGGCGACATCAGTACCATTTCGGATGTGATGATCTACTACATCTATTTTGCATTAGGCCACTTCGCAACACCTTATTTTTTCAGGGACAGTGTGCAAAAACAGCTTACGTCTCCCATTAAAGTTATTTTGCTGGTGCCTGTCTTTATACTAGTACAATATTATTGTATGGAACATGTAAATATGAGCCTCTATCTGTATTCGCTGCTTAATCTCCTGGGAGGTATCTTGGTTATTATGATTTCTTTCATACTGGCCAAGTATAACAGGCTTAGTTTCCTGCAAACTATTGGCCATTATTCACTATACATATACCTCCTGCATTTAGGAATCATTTTCTCTTTACGGATTATTATAATAAAAACAGGCTTCTTCACGAATATCACAGTGATAGCACTTTCTCTGGTAGCGATAGGTATCTTCCTTTCTATTTTATTATATAGGTTATGCTTATTGCTGAATCTCCGGTTCCTTTTTATAGGTCCGTTCAAAGAAAGGAAAGTATCTGACCTACCAAAAGATAACCGACAAGTTAGTGTACCATGA
- a CDS encoding TolC family protein, giving the protein MKTILSVLFALWISMAAQAQVHKADTAVLLTLPADQATVARFKQRLVELALQNPDVEQYAIRKQINKYETNSITAGWLNHFSAAGNLNEFTLKNSSGSGNGNNLYYPRYNFGVNLPLGNLIKIPNDIKRSKAEGKLLDIQKKSEAQSLTAKVLEFYEEYAANKKLFELHMPLMEDALISYNQAEEKFRAGDPAVSLEIYKESYRLYNAEMVKKVQLEKELRQSKLQLEGLVGMTLEQVMLQL; this is encoded by the coding sequence ATGAAAACAATTCTCTCTGTATTATTTGCCTTGTGGATTAGCATGGCGGCACAAGCGCAGGTGCATAAAGCAGATACTGCTGTACTGTTAACCTTACCCGCAGACCAGGCTACAGTAGCCCGGTTTAAACAAAGACTCGTTGAACTGGCTTTGCAGAATCCTGATGTGGAACAATATGCTATCCGCAAACAAATCAACAAGTACGAAACGAATAGCATTACTGCCGGATGGCTGAACCATTTTTCGGCTGCAGGGAATCTGAATGAATTCACCCTTAAAAACAGCAGTGGGAGCGGAAATGGCAACAACCTATATTATCCCCGCTATAATTTTGGGGTGAACCTGCCTCTCGGTAATCTCATTAAAATACCAAATGATATCAAACGCAGTAAAGCAGAGGGGAAGCTACTGGACATACAAAAGAAATCAGAGGCACAGAGCCTTACCGCCAAAGTGCTGGAATTTTATGAGGAATATGCAGCCAATAAAAAACTGTTTGAACTGCATATGCCATTAATGGAAGATGCATTGATCAGCTATAACCAGGCAGAAGAAAAATTCCGTGCAGGCGATCCCGCTGTCTCTCTTGAAATCTACAAAGAGTCTTACCGCCTGTATAATGCAGAAATGGTTAAAAAAGTACAACTGGAAAAAGAACTGCGTCAATCCAAATTACAACTGGAAGGGCTTGTTGGTATGACACTGGAACAAGTAATGCTCCAGTTGTAA
- a CDS encoding O-antigen ligase family protein — MKDPLLVSFYLYFALLLIQMVNPEGANMAGWFIFIRVFFRNMLFVYLGLHVFNNLQDVRNFFKFWIVICTLAAIYACIQQWHGLLPYELSFMAKYPKKFNTTIILSGIRIFSFMSDAASFGIIMACNIVICMILLTAKINVLSLWKKISLIFIIIFHTLALGYSGTRTGYVMLPAGLLIFFMANLQKRNTILIAIAFGFCSLVILFGPFHSNPTIVRVRTAFLGKQDASMDVRDNNRHHIQPYIYEHPIGGGLMTTGGNALIFHPGHPLSNFQTDNGYLRAVLETGWLGMLLVAANYFYLIQIAVVNYFKLKNEIDKLLMIGIAAAVFEMALAQYAQDAATLVESSIMLNAFASIAIKIKYLYALNTQS; from the coding sequence ATGAAAGACCCACTCCTGGTTTCTTTCTATCTGTATTTTGCTTTACTGCTGATACAAATGGTTAACCCCGAAGGCGCTAATATGGCAGGCTGGTTTATATTCATAAGGGTATTTTTCAGGAACATGTTGTTCGTTTACCTGGGCCTACATGTATTTAACAATCTGCAGGATGTCCGTAACTTCTTCAAGTTCTGGATAGTTATCTGCACGCTGGCTGCTATATACGCCTGCATACAACAATGGCATGGACTATTGCCTTACGAGCTGTCCTTTATGGCTAAGTATCCGAAAAAATTCAATACTACTATCATTCTGTCTGGTATACGTATATTTTCTTTCATGTCTGATGCAGCGTCATTTGGTATCATCATGGCCTGTAACATAGTCATCTGTATGATTCTGCTTACAGCAAAAATTAACGTACTCAGTTTATGGAAGAAGATATCGCTTATTTTCATTATCATCTTCCATACACTGGCACTGGGCTATTCAGGTACGCGCACAGGATATGTGATGCTTCCGGCAGGGTTGCTGATATTCTTTATGGCCAACCTGCAAAAGCGAAACACTATATTAATTGCCATTGCATTTGGATTCTGTTCACTTGTCATTTTATTCGGCCCTTTTCATAGTAACCCAACTATTGTAAGAGTAAGAACGGCCTTTCTGGGCAAGCAGGATGCGTCCATGGATGTGAGGGATAATAACCGGCATCATATACAACCGTATATATATGAGCATCCTATTGGAGGCGGGCTGATGACAACGGGAGGTAATGCACTCATATTTCATCCCGGACATCCGCTTTCTAACTTTCAGACTGATAATGGTTATCTGCGGGCAGTACTGGAAACAGGTTGGTTAGGCATGTTACTGGTGGCAGCCAATTACTTTTATCTTATTCAAATCGCCGTTGTCAATTATTTCAAATTAAAAAATGAAATTGACAAACTGCTTATGATCGGCATAGCCGCTGCTGTATTTGAGATGGCCCTGGCGCAGTATGCACAGGATGCGGCTACTCTTGTTGAATCATCAATTATGTTAAATGCATTTGCTTCTATTGCGATTAAAATAAAATACTTATACGCTTTAAACACTCAATCATGA